A genomic stretch from Falco cherrug isolate bFalChe1 chromosome 3, bFalChe1.pri, whole genome shotgun sequence includes:
- the LOC106631172 gene encoding antigen WC1.1-like isoform X5 produces MGKEGLLFFQVLWLLPWVQLCRGAAEVRLVNGGRRCAGRVEVKQQGQWGTVCGVFWDMKDATVVCNQLGCGSAVGAPKYEYFGPGSGPVWMFGVHCRGTERALSDCTNRREYQEDCNHSLDAGVICSGFVQLTGGDSPCSGRVEIHSRGSWRAVCDSDFGPKAADVVCRELQCGAALSVVGAAPFGEHAGPMWNGLLQCMGNESLLVSCPRGPPRDQPCTHGNAAGIICTRKDSCWGVKQEGDAGDRGVGQGGCCARREDGRRDVVACSPKVMQKEEKGRVSSAWPLLQLLREREHRSALPRPSLFPEYTGFRLNNGTACEGRVEVQVQGTWGSLCASRWDLLDAHVLCRHLNCGFAETIPERGRFGRGTGPIWRDSFHCNGTEEHLGQCSMTTLGASPCSREDEAAVICSGPADSKSLRLVGGESRCNGRVEIFHHGTWGRVLDDNWDMQEANVVCQQLRCGAATAAYKPLKAQRGRGPVGLRGVRCAGQETSLTACRTSLPKNARVAEMMEDVGVVCSGSWQIRLVDGPGRCAGRVEVYNQGSWGTVCDDGWDLLDATVVCRQLDCGGAVDAVRFAQFGAGSGEIWLDNVNCSGNESALWDCPAVSWEQQDCGHKEDAGVICSDFMALRLENSNNCSGRLQVFYNGTWGGVCSNSVTPKTVSLACKELGCGNRGSLEMRLPYGRVSGPTWLDHVQCEERISSFWQCPSSPWNPQSCRDLRDETYITCNGSWTEAPPTLEPPCPNSTSCTDREKIRAMGGEDKCSGRVEIWHRGSWGTVCDDSWDMQDAEVACRQLGCGPAVSALDEAAFGQGMGPIWLEKVECRGTELSLQDCWAQPGDSGACRHKEDASVRCSAPLRTAAPASQTDPTPEHLTGSRSISLPVVICIILGGLLCLLLALLVGQIQSARAWRKALPLSVGSGTSWEPFPAAVYEEINYRLAWEKEAKFRGSGSYSEGFPIKLQPYPQDSKEEDGLGPAPDVLDPPGGYQADGYDDVREASGPGEDPVSRQGDWEMPVAPEEGAGPMDAPGGANLPSQRSAGAPGAVEGAWSLSLESAGYDDAEEVSLAHPPEDTEAVAPGRDARRADVQQSRPIPSLDTPTSPSPCPWGLT; encoded by the exons atggggaaggagggacTCCTGTTCTTTcaggtgctgtggctgctgccctgggtgcagctgtgcaggg GGGCTGCAGAGGTGAGGCTGGTGAACGGCGGCAGGCGCTGTGCTGGGAGAGTGGAGGTGAAGCAACAAGGCCAGTGGGGGACCGTGTGTGGTGTATTCTGGGACATGAAGGATGCTACGGTGGTTTGTAACCAGCTGGGTTGTGGGTCTGCTGTGGGAGCTCCTAAGTACGAATACTTCGGGCCAGGATCTGGCCCTGTCTGGATGTTTGGCGTTCACTGCCGCGGCACAGAGCGTGCCCTGTCTGACTGCACAAACAGAAGAGAGTACCAGGAGGACTGTAACCACAGTTTGGATGCTGGAGTGATCTGTTCAG GATTTGTCCAGCTGACTGGAGGTGACAGCCCCTGCTCAGGACGCGTGGAGATCCATAGCAGGGGCAGCTGGAGAGCCGTCTGTGACTCAGACTTTGGTCCCAAAGCCGCTGATGTggtctgcagggagctgcagtgcGGCGCAGCCCTGTCCGTGGTCGGGGCAGCTCCCTTTGGAGAGCACGCCGGTCCCATGTGGAACGGACTACTGCAGTGCATGGGGAATGAATCCCTCCTCGTCTCCTGCCCCAGGGGACCTCCCAGGGACCAGCCTTGCACCCACGGGAACGCCGCTGGCATCATCTGTACACGTAAGGATTCCTGCTGGGGCGTCAAACAGGAGGGTgatgctggggacaggggagtAGGGCAGGGAGGGTGCTGCGCCAGGCGTGAGGATGGCAGGCGTGACGTGGTTGCCTGCAGCCCTAAAGTGatgcagaaggaagagaagggcaGGGTCTCCTCCGCTTggcctctcctccagctgctgaggGAGCGAGAGCACAGGTCTGCCCTGCCTCGTCCTTCTCTGTTCCCAGAGTACACGGGGTTCAGGCTGAACAATGGCACAGCGTGCGAGGGGAGGGTGGAGGTCCAGGTGCAGGGGACCTGGGGCAGCCTCTGTGCCTCCCGCTGGGATCTCTTGGATGCCCACGTTCTCTGTCGTCACCTCAACTGCGGGTTTGCGGAGACCATTCCCGAGCGAGGGCGCTTTGGGAGAGGAACTGGCCCCATCTGGAGAGATTCATTTCACTGTAACGGGACTGAAGAGCACCTGGGGCAGTGCTCCATGACCACCCTGGGGGCCTCACCCTGCTCCCGTGAGGATGAAGCCGCTGTCATTTGCTCAG GCCCAGCTGACTCCAAATCCCTGCGACTGGTGGGTGGGGAGAGCCGGTGTAACGGGCGAGTGGAGATCTTCCACCACGGGACATGGGGCAGAGTCCTGGATGACAACTGGGACATGCAGGAGGCCAATGTGGTGTGCCAGCAGCTGCGGTGTGGAGCAGCGACGGCAGCCTACAAACCCCTGAAGGCTCAGAGAGGGAGGGGCCCCGTGGGGCTGCGAGGGGTCCGGTGTGCAGGGCAGGAGACCAGCCTGACCGCCTGCCGCACCTCCCTGCCCAAGAATGCGCGGGTGGCGGAGATGATGGAGGACGTGGGGGTGGTTTGCTCAG GGAGTTGGCAAATCCGGCTGGTGGACGGGCCTGGGCGCTGCGCCGGGAGAGTGGAGGTCTACAaccagggcagctggggcactGTCTGCGATGATGGCTGGGACCTGCTTGATGCCACCGTCGTTTGCCGCCAGCTGGACTGCGGAGGGGCAGTGGATGCCGTTCGCTTCGCTCAATTCGGGGCAGGCTCCGGGGAGATCTGGCTGGACAACGTGAACTGCTCTGGGAATGAATCTGCTCTCTGGGATTGCCCAGCAGTgtcctgggagcagcaggactGTGGGCACAAAGAGGACGCAGGAGTCATCTGCTCAG ATTTCATGGCCCTGAGGCTGGAGAACAGCAACAATTGCTCCGGGCGGCTGCAAGTTTTCTACAATGGCACATGGGGTGGCGTTTGCTCCAACTCAGTGACTCCCAAAACGGTGTCGCTGGCATGcaaggagctgggctgtgggaaCAGAGGGTCTCTGGAAATGCGCCTACCCTATGGTAGGGTGTCCGGCCCCACCTGGCTGGATCACGTGCAGTGTGAGGAGAGAATCAGCTCTTTCTGGCAGTGCCCCTCTTCTCCCTGGAACCCACAGTCTTGCCGTGACCTGCGAGATGAGACCTACATCACCTGCAACG GGAGTTGGACAGAAGCACCCCCGACCCTGGAGCCCCCATGCCCAAACTCCACGAGCTGCACAG ACAGGGAGAAGATTCGTGCCATGGGAGGCGAGGACAAGTGCTCGGGCAGGGTGGAGATCTGGCACCGCGGCTCCTGGGGGACGGTGTGCGATGACTCCTGGGACATGCAGGATGCTGAGGTGGCGTGTAGGCAGCTGGGCTGCGGCCCTGCGGTGTCTGCCCTGGACGAGGCTGCGTTTGGGCAGGGGATGGGCCCCATCTGGCTGGAGAAGGTGGAGTGCCGGGGGACAGAGCTGTCTCTGCAGGATTgctgggcacagcctggggacagCGGTGCGTGCCGGCACAAGGAGGATGCTTCTGTGCGCTGCTCGG ctccaCTCAGAACAGCAGCACCAGCTTCCCAAACAG ATCCCACCCCAGAGCATCTGACTGGCAGCAGGAGCATCTCATTACCTGTCGTCATCTGCATCATCCTGGGGGGccttctctgcctgctcctggcccTCCTGGTTGGGCAAATACAAAGCGCCAGGGCTTGGCGCAAAG CCCTGCCTCTCTCTGTGGGCTCTGGGACATCTTGGGAGCCCTTCCCTGCGGCTGTGTATGAGGAAATCAATTACAGACTGGCGTGGGAGAAAGAGGCGAAATTCAGGGGCTCAG GCTCCTATTCAGAGGGGTTCCCAATCAAGCTGCAGCCCTACCCCCAGGACAGCAAGGAGGAGGATGGTCTGGGGCCAGCACCAG ATGTCCTTGACCCGCCTGGAGGTTACCAAGCAGATGGCTATGATGATGTTAGGGAGGCTTCTGGCCCTGGGGAGGATCCTGTGTCCAGGCAGGGAGACTGGGAAATGCCCGTGGCAccagaggagggagcagggcccATGGATGCACCTGGAG GGGCAAACCTGCCCTCCCAGAGAAGTGCTGGGGCTCCTGGAGCTGTGGAAGGTGCCTGGTCCCTGTCCCTGGAGAGCGCAGGCTATGACGATGCTGAAGAAGTGTCTCTGGCACATCCTCCTGAGGACACAGAGGCTGTGGCACCAGGGAGGGATGCGAG GAGAGCTGACGTCCAGCAGTCAAGACCCATCCCAAGCCTGgacacccccacctccccctccccgtGTCCCTGGGGACTCACCTGA
- the LOC106631172 gene encoding antigen WC1.1-like isoform X6, with protein MGKEGLLFFQVLWLLPWVQLCRGAAEVRLVNGGRRCAGRVEVKQQGQWGTVCGVFWDMKDATVVCNQLGCGSAVGAPKYEYFGPGSGPVWMFGVHCRGTERALSDCTNRREYQEDCNHSLDAGVICSGFVQLTGGDSPCSGRVEIHSRGSWRAVCDSDFGPKAADVVCRELQCGAALSVVGAAPFGEHAGPMWNGLLQCMGNESLLVSCPRGPPRDQPCTHGNAAGIICTRKDSCWGVKQEGDAGDRGVGQGGCCARREDGRRDVVACSPKVMQKEEKGRVSSAWPLLQLLREREHRSALPRPSLFPEYTGFRLNNGTACEGRVEVQVQGTWGSLCASRWDLLDAHVLCRHLNCGFAETIPERGRFGRGTGPIWRDSFHCNGTEEHLGQCSMTTLGASPCSREDEAAVICSGPADSKSLRLVGGESRCNGRVEIFHHGTWGRVLDDNWDMQEANVVCQQLRCGAATAAYKPLKAQRGRGPVGLRGVRCAGQETSLTACRTSLPKNARVAEMMEDVGVVCSGSWQIRLVDGPGRCAGRVEVYNQGSWGTVCDDGWDLLDATVVCRQLDCGGAVDAVRFAQFGAGSGEIWLDNVNCSGNESALWDCPAVSWEQQDCGHKEDAGVICSDFMALRLENSNNCSGRLQVFYNGTWGGVCSNSVTPKTVSLACKELGCGNRGSLEMRLPYGRVSGPTWLDHVQCEERISSFWQCPSSPWNPQSCRDLRDETYITCNGSWTEAPPTLEPPCPNSTSCTDREKIRAMGGEDKCSGRVEIWHRGSWGTVCDDSWDMQDAEVACRQLGCGPAVSALDEAAFGQGMGPIWLEKVECRGTELSLQDCWAQPGDSGACRHKEDASVRCSAPLRTAAPASQTDPTPEHLTGSRSISLPVVICIILGGLLCLLLALLVGQIQSARAWRKALPLSVGSGTSWEPFPAAVYEEINYRLAWEKEAKFRGSGSYSEGFPIKLQPYPQDSKEEDGLGPAPDVLDPPGGYQADGYDDVREASGPGEDPVSRQGDWEMPVAPEEGAGPMDAPGGANLPSQRSAGAPGAVEGAWSLSLESAGYDDAEEVSLAHPPEDTEAVAPGRDARHLTEVATCNSQQSHQPH; from the exons atggggaaggagggacTCCTGTTCTTTcaggtgctgtggctgctgccctgggtgcagctgtgcaggg GGGCTGCAGAGGTGAGGCTGGTGAACGGCGGCAGGCGCTGTGCTGGGAGAGTGGAGGTGAAGCAACAAGGCCAGTGGGGGACCGTGTGTGGTGTATTCTGGGACATGAAGGATGCTACGGTGGTTTGTAACCAGCTGGGTTGTGGGTCTGCTGTGGGAGCTCCTAAGTACGAATACTTCGGGCCAGGATCTGGCCCTGTCTGGATGTTTGGCGTTCACTGCCGCGGCACAGAGCGTGCCCTGTCTGACTGCACAAACAGAAGAGAGTACCAGGAGGACTGTAACCACAGTTTGGATGCTGGAGTGATCTGTTCAG GATTTGTCCAGCTGACTGGAGGTGACAGCCCCTGCTCAGGACGCGTGGAGATCCATAGCAGGGGCAGCTGGAGAGCCGTCTGTGACTCAGACTTTGGTCCCAAAGCCGCTGATGTggtctgcagggagctgcagtgcGGCGCAGCCCTGTCCGTGGTCGGGGCAGCTCCCTTTGGAGAGCACGCCGGTCCCATGTGGAACGGACTACTGCAGTGCATGGGGAATGAATCCCTCCTCGTCTCCTGCCCCAGGGGACCTCCCAGGGACCAGCCTTGCACCCACGGGAACGCCGCTGGCATCATCTGTACACGTAAGGATTCCTGCTGGGGCGTCAAACAGGAGGGTgatgctggggacaggggagtAGGGCAGGGAGGGTGCTGCGCCAGGCGTGAGGATGGCAGGCGTGACGTGGTTGCCTGCAGCCCTAAAGTGatgcagaaggaagagaagggcaGGGTCTCCTCCGCTTggcctctcctccagctgctgaggGAGCGAGAGCACAGGTCTGCCCTGCCTCGTCCTTCTCTGTTCCCAGAGTACACGGGGTTCAGGCTGAACAATGGCACAGCGTGCGAGGGGAGGGTGGAGGTCCAGGTGCAGGGGACCTGGGGCAGCCTCTGTGCCTCCCGCTGGGATCTCTTGGATGCCCACGTTCTCTGTCGTCACCTCAACTGCGGGTTTGCGGAGACCATTCCCGAGCGAGGGCGCTTTGGGAGAGGAACTGGCCCCATCTGGAGAGATTCATTTCACTGTAACGGGACTGAAGAGCACCTGGGGCAGTGCTCCATGACCACCCTGGGGGCCTCACCCTGCTCCCGTGAGGATGAAGCCGCTGTCATTTGCTCAG GCCCAGCTGACTCCAAATCCCTGCGACTGGTGGGTGGGGAGAGCCGGTGTAACGGGCGAGTGGAGATCTTCCACCACGGGACATGGGGCAGAGTCCTGGATGACAACTGGGACATGCAGGAGGCCAATGTGGTGTGCCAGCAGCTGCGGTGTGGAGCAGCGACGGCAGCCTACAAACCCCTGAAGGCTCAGAGAGGGAGGGGCCCCGTGGGGCTGCGAGGGGTCCGGTGTGCAGGGCAGGAGACCAGCCTGACCGCCTGCCGCACCTCCCTGCCCAAGAATGCGCGGGTGGCGGAGATGATGGAGGACGTGGGGGTGGTTTGCTCAG GGAGTTGGCAAATCCGGCTGGTGGACGGGCCTGGGCGCTGCGCCGGGAGAGTGGAGGTCTACAaccagggcagctggggcactGTCTGCGATGATGGCTGGGACCTGCTTGATGCCACCGTCGTTTGCCGCCAGCTGGACTGCGGAGGGGCAGTGGATGCCGTTCGCTTCGCTCAATTCGGGGCAGGCTCCGGGGAGATCTGGCTGGACAACGTGAACTGCTCTGGGAATGAATCTGCTCTCTGGGATTGCCCAGCAGTgtcctgggagcagcaggactGTGGGCACAAAGAGGACGCAGGAGTCATCTGCTCAG ATTTCATGGCCCTGAGGCTGGAGAACAGCAACAATTGCTCCGGGCGGCTGCAAGTTTTCTACAATGGCACATGGGGTGGCGTTTGCTCCAACTCAGTGACTCCCAAAACGGTGTCGCTGGCATGcaaggagctgggctgtgggaaCAGAGGGTCTCTGGAAATGCGCCTACCCTATGGTAGGGTGTCCGGCCCCACCTGGCTGGATCACGTGCAGTGTGAGGAGAGAATCAGCTCTTTCTGGCAGTGCCCCTCTTCTCCCTGGAACCCACAGTCTTGCCGTGACCTGCGAGATGAGACCTACATCACCTGCAACG GGAGTTGGACAGAAGCACCCCCGACCCTGGAGCCCCCATGCCCAAACTCCACGAGCTGCACAG ACAGGGAGAAGATTCGTGCCATGGGAGGCGAGGACAAGTGCTCGGGCAGGGTGGAGATCTGGCACCGCGGCTCCTGGGGGACGGTGTGCGATGACTCCTGGGACATGCAGGATGCTGAGGTGGCGTGTAGGCAGCTGGGCTGCGGCCCTGCGGTGTCTGCCCTGGACGAGGCTGCGTTTGGGCAGGGGATGGGCCCCATCTGGCTGGAGAAGGTGGAGTGCCGGGGGACAGAGCTGTCTCTGCAGGATTgctgggcacagcctggggacagCGGTGCGTGCCGGCACAAGGAGGATGCTTCTGTGCGCTGCTCGG ctccaCTCAGAACAGCAGCACCAGCTTCCCAAACAG ATCCCACCCCAGAGCATCTGACTGGCAGCAGGAGCATCTCATTACCTGTCGTCATCTGCATCATCCTGGGGGGccttctctgcctgctcctggcccTCCTGGTTGGGCAAATACAAAGCGCCAGGGCTTGGCGCAAAG CCCTGCCTCTCTCTGTGGGCTCTGGGACATCTTGGGAGCCCTTCCCTGCGGCTGTGTATGAGGAAATCAATTACAGACTGGCGTGGGAGAAAGAGGCGAAATTCAGGGGCTCAG GCTCCTATTCAGAGGGGTTCCCAATCAAGCTGCAGCCCTACCCCCAGGACAGCAAGGAGGAGGATGGTCTGGGGCCAGCACCAG ATGTCCTTGACCCGCCTGGAGGTTACCAAGCAGATGGCTATGATGATGTTAGGGAGGCTTCTGGCCCTGGGGAGGATCCTGTGTCCAGGCAGGGAGACTGGGAAATGCCCGTGGCAccagaggagggagcagggcccATGGATGCACCTGGAG GGGCAAACCTGCCCTCCCAGAGAAGTGCTGGGGCTCCTGGAGCTGTGGAAGGTGCCTGGTCCCTGTCCCTGGAGAGCGCAGGCTATGACGATGCTGAAGAAGTGTCTCTGGCACATCCTCCTGAGGACACAGAGGCTGTGGCACCAGGGAGGGATGCGAG GCACCTGACAGAAGTAGCCACGTGTAACAGCCAGCAAAGCCACCAGCCGCACTGA
- the LOC106631172 gene encoding antigen WC1.1-like isoform X2 — MGKEGLLFFQVLWLLPWVQLCRGAAEVRLVNGGRRCAGRVEVKQQGQWGTVCGVFWDMKDATVVCNQLGCGSAVGAPKYEYFGPGSGPVWMFGVHCRGTERALSDCTNRREYQEDCNHSLDAGVICSGFVQLTGGDSPCSGRVEIHSRGSWRAVCDSDFGPKAADVVCRELQCGAALSVVGAAPFGEHAGPMWNGLLQCMGNESLLVSCPRGPPRDQPCTHGNAAGIICTRKDSCWGVKQEGDAGDRGVGQGGCCARREDGRRDVVACSPKVMQKEEKGRVSSAWPLLQLLREREHRSALPRPSLFPEYTGFRLNNGTACEGRVEVQVQGTWGSLCASRWDLLDAHVLCRHLNCGFAETIPERGRFGRGTGPIWRDSFHCNGTEEHLGQCSMTTLGASPCSREDEAAVICSGPADSKSLRLVGGESRCNGRVEIFHHGTWGRVLDDNWDMQEANVVCQQLRCGAATAAYKPLKAQRGRGPVGLRGVRCAGQETSLTACRTSLPKNARVAEMMEDVGVVCSGSWQIRLVDGPGRCAGRVEVYNQGSWGTVCDDGWDLLDATVVCRQLDCGGAVDAVRFAQFGAGSGEIWLDNVNCSGNESALWDCPAVSWEQQDCGHKEDAGVICSDFMALRLENSNNCSGRLQVFYNGTWGGVCSNSVTPKTVSLACKELGCGNRGSLEMRLPYGRVSGPTWLDHVQCEERISSFWQCPSSPWNPQSCRDLRDETYITCNGSWTEAPPTLEPPCPNSTSCTDREKIRAMGGEDKCSGRVEIWHRGSWGTVCDDSWDMQDAEVACRQLGCGPAVSALDEAAFGQGMGPIWLEKVECRGTELSLQDCWAQPGDSGACRHKEDASVRCSAPLRTAAPASQTDPTPEHLTGSRSISLPVVICIILGGLLCLLLALLVGQIQSARAWRKALPLSVGSGTSWEPFPAAVYEEINYRLAWEKEAKFRGSGSYSEGFPIKLQPYPQDSKEEDGLGPAPDVLDPPGGYQADGYDDVREASGPGEDPVSRQGDWEMPVAPEEGAGPMDAPGGANLPSQRSAGAPGAVEGAWSLSLESAGYDDAEEVSLAHPPEDTEAVAPGRDARTQVAQTTAGTAGTSVSRDTLAIKMGMLGSTGSAAPPSSPTQPSEERDNSTIFIYLCITRGPAPLLVPWAGTGRK, encoded by the exons atggggaaggagggacTCCTGTTCTTTcaggtgctgtggctgctgccctgggtgcagctgtgcaggg GGGCTGCAGAGGTGAGGCTGGTGAACGGCGGCAGGCGCTGTGCTGGGAGAGTGGAGGTGAAGCAACAAGGCCAGTGGGGGACCGTGTGTGGTGTATTCTGGGACATGAAGGATGCTACGGTGGTTTGTAACCAGCTGGGTTGTGGGTCTGCTGTGGGAGCTCCTAAGTACGAATACTTCGGGCCAGGATCTGGCCCTGTCTGGATGTTTGGCGTTCACTGCCGCGGCACAGAGCGTGCCCTGTCTGACTGCACAAACAGAAGAGAGTACCAGGAGGACTGTAACCACAGTTTGGATGCTGGAGTGATCTGTTCAG GATTTGTCCAGCTGACTGGAGGTGACAGCCCCTGCTCAGGACGCGTGGAGATCCATAGCAGGGGCAGCTGGAGAGCCGTCTGTGACTCAGACTTTGGTCCCAAAGCCGCTGATGTggtctgcagggagctgcagtgcGGCGCAGCCCTGTCCGTGGTCGGGGCAGCTCCCTTTGGAGAGCACGCCGGTCCCATGTGGAACGGACTACTGCAGTGCATGGGGAATGAATCCCTCCTCGTCTCCTGCCCCAGGGGACCTCCCAGGGACCAGCCTTGCACCCACGGGAACGCCGCTGGCATCATCTGTACACGTAAGGATTCCTGCTGGGGCGTCAAACAGGAGGGTgatgctggggacaggggagtAGGGCAGGGAGGGTGCTGCGCCAGGCGTGAGGATGGCAGGCGTGACGTGGTTGCCTGCAGCCCTAAAGTGatgcagaaggaagagaagggcaGGGTCTCCTCCGCTTggcctctcctccagctgctgaggGAGCGAGAGCACAGGTCTGCCCTGCCTCGTCCTTCTCTGTTCCCAGAGTACACGGGGTTCAGGCTGAACAATGGCACAGCGTGCGAGGGGAGGGTGGAGGTCCAGGTGCAGGGGACCTGGGGCAGCCTCTGTGCCTCCCGCTGGGATCTCTTGGATGCCCACGTTCTCTGTCGTCACCTCAACTGCGGGTTTGCGGAGACCATTCCCGAGCGAGGGCGCTTTGGGAGAGGAACTGGCCCCATCTGGAGAGATTCATTTCACTGTAACGGGACTGAAGAGCACCTGGGGCAGTGCTCCATGACCACCCTGGGGGCCTCACCCTGCTCCCGTGAGGATGAAGCCGCTGTCATTTGCTCAG GCCCAGCTGACTCCAAATCCCTGCGACTGGTGGGTGGGGAGAGCCGGTGTAACGGGCGAGTGGAGATCTTCCACCACGGGACATGGGGCAGAGTCCTGGATGACAACTGGGACATGCAGGAGGCCAATGTGGTGTGCCAGCAGCTGCGGTGTGGAGCAGCGACGGCAGCCTACAAACCCCTGAAGGCTCAGAGAGGGAGGGGCCCCGTGGGGCTGCGAGGGGTCCGGTGTGCAGGGCAGGAGACCAGCCTGACCGCCTGCCGCACCTCCCTGCCCAAGAATGCGCGGGTGGCGGAGATGATGGAGGACGTGGGGGTGGTTTGCTCAG GGAGTTGGCAAATCCGGCTGGTGGACGGGCCTGGGCGCTGCGCCGGGAGAGTGGAGGTCTACAaccagggcagctggggcactGTCTGCGATGATGGCTGGGACCTGCTTGATGCCACCGTCGTTTGCCGCCAGCTGGACTGCGGAGGGGCAGTGGATGCCGTTCGCTTCGCTCAATTCGGGGCAGGCTCCGGGGAGATCTGGCTGGACAACGTGAACTGCTCTGGGAATGAATCTGCTCTCTGGGATTGCCCAGCAGTgtcctgggagcagcaggactGTGGGCACAAAGAGGACGCAGGAGTCATCTGCTCAG ATTTCATGGCCCTGAGGCTGGAGAACAGCAACAATTGCTCCGGGCGGCTGCAAGTTTTCTACAATGGCACATGGGGTGGCGTTTGCTCCAACTCAGTGACTCCCAAAACGGTGTCGCTGGCATGcaaggagctgggctgtgggaaCAGAGGGTCTCTGGAAATGCGCCTACCCTATGGTAGGGTGTCCGGCCCCACCTGGCTGGATCACGTGCAGTGTGAGGAGAGAATCAGCTCTTTCTGGCAGTGCCCCTCTTCTCCCTGGAACCCACAGTCTTGCCGTGACCTGCGAGATGAGACCTACATCACCTGCAACG GGAGTTGGACAGAAGCACCCCCGACCCTGGAGCCCCCATGCCCAAACTCCACGAGCTGCACAG ACAGGGAGAAGATTCGTGCCATGGGAGGCGAGGACAAGTGCTCGGGCAGGGTGGAGATCTGGCACCGCGGCTCCTGGGGGACGGTGTGCGATGACTCCTGGGACATGCAGGATGCTGAGGTGGCGTGTAGGCAGCTGGGCTGCGGCCCTGCGGTGTCTGCCCTGGACGAGGCTGCGTTTGGGCAGGGGATGGGCCCCATCTGGCTGGAGAAGGTGGAGTGCCGGGGGACAGAGCTGTCTCTGCAGGATTgctgggcacagcctggggacagCGGTGCGTGCCGGCACAAGGAGGATGCTTCTGTGCGCTGCTCGG ctccaCTCAGAACAGCAGCACCAGCTTCCCAAACAG ATCCCACCCCAGAGCATCTGACTGGCAGCAGGAGCATCTCATTACCTGTCGTCATCTGCATCATCCTGGGGGGccttctctgcctgctcctggcccTCCTGGTTGGGCAAATACAAAGCGCCAGGGCTTGGCGCAAAG CCCTGCCTCTCTCTGTGGGCTCTGGGACATCTTGGGAGCCCTTCCCTGCGGCTGTGTATGAGGAAATCAATTACAGACTGGCGTGGGAGAAAGAGGCGAAATTCAGGGGCTCAG GCTCCTATTCAGAGGGGTTCCCAATCAAGCTGCAGCCCTACCCCCAGGACAGCAAGGAGGAGGATGGTCTGGGGCCAGCACCAG ATGTCCTTGACCCGCCTGGAGGTTACCAAGCAGATGGCTATGATGATGTTAGGGAGGCTTCTGGCCCTGGGGAGGATCCTGTGTCCAGGCAGGGAGACTGGGAAATGCCCGTGGCAccagaggagggagcagggcccATGGATGCACCTGGAG GGGCAAACCTGCCCTCCCAGAGAAGTGCTGGGGCTCCTGGAGCTGTGGAAGGTGCCTGGTCCCTGTCCCTGGAGAGCGCAGGCTATGACGATGCTGAAGAAGTGTCTCTGGCACATCCTCCTGAGGACACAGAGGCTGTGGCACCAGGGAGGGATGCGAG GACACAAGTGGCCCAAACAACAGCGGGAACAGCTGGTACCTCCGTGAGCAGGGACACGCTCGCCATCAAGATGGGCATGTTGGGATCAACAGGCTCTGctgcccctccttcctctcccacacAGCCGTCAGAGGAGAGAGACAACAGCACAATATTTATTTACCTCTGCATAACGAGAGGACCAGCACCTTTGCTGGTGCCGTGGGCTGGCACTGGGAGGAAATAG